In one Neobacillus sp. WH10 genomic region, the following are encoded:
- a CDS encoding amino acid ABC transporter ATP-binding protein, whose translation MIKIRNLVKSFGEQIVLHGIDMSVAKKEVVVIIGASGSGKSTLLRCLNFLEMPDQGEIILMGETINPDKTNLNKVREEVGMVFQHFNLFPHMNVLENIMEAPVTVRKMDKSQAKQKSMTVLEKVGLSDKAKAYPMNLSGGQKQRVAIARALAMEPQIMLFDEPTSALDPELVGEVLKVMKQLANEGMTMVVVTHEMGFAREVADRVVFMGDGKILEEAPPNEFFVNPQNEKAKQFLNKIL comes from the coding sequence ATGATAAAAATCAGAAACCTTGTGAAGTCTTTCGGTGAACAAATTGTCTTACATGGCATTGACATGTCCGTAGCTAAAAAAGAGGTGGTAGTGATCATCGGTGCTAGTGGCTCGGGGAAGAGTACCTTGCTTCGTTGTCTCAACTTTCTTGAAATGCCTGATCAAGGTGAAATCATACTTATGGGAGAAACGATCAACCCAGACAAAACAAATCTAAATAAGGTTCGTGAGGAAGTAGGTATGGTTTTTCAACATTTTAATCTTTTTCCACACATGAATGTGTTGGAGAATATCATGGAAGCGCCTGTAACCGTAAGAAAGATGGACAAATCACAAGCTAAACAAAAATCCATGACTGTACTTGAAAAAGTGGGATTAAGCGACAAAGCAAAGGCCTATCCGATGAATCTATCAGGTGGGCAAAAGCAACGCGTTGCTATCGCTCGTGCACTCGCGATGGAACCTCAAATCATGCTATTTGATGAACCTACATCTGCTCTTGATCCAGAATTAGTGGGGGAGGTTCTTAAAGTGATGAAACAGCTTGCTAATGAAGGAATGACCATGGTTGTTGTCACACATGAAATGGGATTCGCTCGGGAGGTTGCTGATCGCGTAGTTTTTATGGGGGATGGTAAAATCTTAGAAGAAGCACCACCAAATGAATTCTTTGTCAATCCACAAAATGAGAAAGCAAAGCAGTTTTTAAACAAGATTCTTTAA
- a CDS encoding aminopeptidase P family protein, which produces MHKDFYIRNRDRLYEKLENDSLLVLFAGKAPQKSADEAYQFVPNRNFYYLTGIDEPNIIFLVHKTNKAVEEHLFIEKSDPVLEKWIGKSISKEEAKEVSGISHIQFIEQFESLLSRILFTNSLTNVYLDLERRELDLVTTKAQQFASKIQANYPFLQIKNVYPDICELRVYKTPEEIQEMKKAIAITFEGIKNLMGHAKAGMKEYQLEAYFDFILKSEGVKHYAFNTIVASGKNGTVLHYEKNDATVEEGSLVLLDLGAQYNYYNGDISYTFPVNGKFTEKQKTFYNIVLKALRETTELIKPGVPYAKLNEYTKKVLAEECIKVGLIKEESEIGNYYYHSVSHFLGLDTHDVGNYKDLILQPGMVLTVEPGLYIAEEGIGIRIEDDVLVTEEGHEVLSKDIFRSVEEIEAFMNK; this is translated from the coding sequence TTGCATAAGGATTTTTATATCAGAAATCGTGATCGTTTATATGAGAAGCTGGAAAATGATTCGCTGCTAGTATTGTTTGCTGGAAAAGCCCCCCAAAAATCTGCAGATGAGGCGTATCAGTTTGTGCCAAACCGGAACTTTTATTACTTAACAGGGATTGACGAACCCAATATTATCTTTCTTGTACATAAAACAAATAAAGCTGTTGAAGAGCATCTATTTATTGAAAAATCAGACCCAGTATTAGAAAAATGGATTGGAAAGTCTATTTCTAAGGAAGAAGCTAAAGAAGTCTCCGGAATCAGTCATATTCAATTTATTGAACAATTTGAATCCCTATTGTCGCGGATTCTCTTTACAAACTCGCTAACGAATGTATATTTAGATCTCGAAAGAAGGGAGTTAGATCTTGTAACAACAAAAGCCCAACAATTTGCAAGTAAAATCCAAGCGAATTATCCATTCCTTCAAATTAAAAATGTGTATCCTGATATTTGCGAGTTACGTGTTTATAAAACACCTGAAGAAATCCAAGAAATGAAAAAGGCAATTGCGATCACATTTGAAGGTATCAAAAACTTAATGGGGCATGCCAAAGCTGGCATGAAGGAATATCAGCTTGAGGCCTATTTTGATTTTATTCTTAAGTCAGAAGGTGTTAAACATTATGCGTTTAATACGATTGTGGCCAGCGGAAAAAATGGAACCGTTCTTCATTATGAAAAAAATGATGCAACAGTTGAAGAGGGCAGTCTTGTTCTGCTTGATTTAGGTGCACAATATAACTATTACAATGGCGATATAAGCTATACTTTTCCCGTGAATGGTAAATTTACCGAAAAACAAAAAACATTTTATAACATTGTTCTAAAAGCATTACGAGAAACTACGGAATTGATAAAACCAGGTGTCCCATACGCCAAACTAAATGAGTATACAAAAAAGGTGCTTGCAGAAGAGTGCATAAAAGTTGGATTGATCAAGGAAGAAAGTGAAATCGGAAATTATTATTATCATAGTGTCAGCCACTTTCTTGGTCTAGATACCCATGATGTTGGCAATTATAAGGACTTAATCTTACAACCTGGAATGGTATTAACCGTTGAGCCTGGTTTATATATAGCCGAAGAAGGAATTGGAATCCGGATAGAGGATGATGTTTTAGTTACCGAGGAAGGTCACGAAGTCCTTTCAAAAGATATATTCCGTTCTGTTGAAGAAATCGAAGCATTTATGAATAAATAG
- a CDS encoding amino acid ABC transporter permease, producing the protein MIQIFLDTYEIFIFAALLTLRLTITSLIIGCLIGLIIAFFRISTNKWLNKLATLYIGLIRGTPLIVQIAILYFGIASIVTFSQFWAGALALAIHNGAYIAEIFRGSIQSIDRGQMEAARSLGMTYPIAMRRIILPQAFKFSIPPLGNQFIIGLKDSSLVAYVGMAELWGSALSEAASNYRQLETYIVVGVYYLALVMLFTYLLRKLEVRMDIDSKQISN; encoded by the coding sequence ATTATACAAATCTTCTTAGACACCTACGAAATTTTCATTTTCGCTGCCCTGCTTACCTTAAGATTAACAATTACCTCGTTAATAATTGGCTGCCTGATTGGACTCATCATTGCTTTTTTTAGAATCTCCACAAATAAATGGTTGAACAAACTAGCGACCCTCTATATTGGCTTAATTCGGGGTACGCCCTTGATTGTTCAAATTGCTATTCTTTATTTTGGCATTGCTTCAATCGTAACATTTTCCCAGTTTTGGGCAGGTGCTTTAGCATTAGCTATTCATAATGGAGCTTACATCGCTGAAATTTTTCGGGGCTCGATCCAATCGATTGATCGAGGGCAAATGGAAGCAGCGCGCTCACTTGGAATGACCTACCCGATTGCGATGAGGAGGATTATTTTACCACAGGCTTTTAAATTTTCTATTCCACCATTAGGGAATCAGTTTATTATTGGATTAAAGGATTCTTCTTTAGTTGCCTATGTAGGGATGGCCGAATTGTGGGGTTCAGCCCTAAGTGAAGCAGCGTCAAATTATCGTCAATTGGAAACATATATCGTAGTTGGAGTTTATTATTTAGCACTTGTTATGCTTTTTACGTATCTACTAAGAAAATTAGAGGTAAGGATGGACATAGATTCAAAACAAATATCAAATTGA
- a CDS encoding class I SAM-dependent methyltransferase: MNTRSKWNTKHKDRLSDLIEPAPNPRLKTLSAYLNGGTALDIACGLGGNSLFLARINFQVEAVDISDVAINYIQERAINDKLNIHPIVCDLTKWNELNWQNNSFDSVVITYYLDRTLFPNVKRIIKENGYFFMETYYQSPQSMNQGVSNQYKLQPKELLVEFGDWKVLMFEENKQEGRQTIFCQKR, translated from the coding sequence ATGAACACTAGATCGAAATGGAATACGAAACATAAAGATCGTTTGTCTGATCTGATTGAACCTGCACCGAATCCCAGATTAAAGACCCTTTCTGCTTATCTTAATGGAGGAACTGCTCTTGATATTGCTTGTGGTCTTGGCGGAAACAGTTTATTTCTTGCCCGCATAAACTTTCAAGTCGAGGCAGTTGATATATCGGATGTTGCGATCAACTATATTCAAGAACGAGCAATAAACGATAAGCTAAACATTCACCCCATTGTATGTGATCTAACAAAATGGAATGAACTAAATTGGCAAAATAATTCTTTTGACTCAGTTGTAATAACCTATTACCTAGACCGCACACTTTTCCCCAATGTGAAAAGAATTATAAAAGAGAATGGTTATTTTTTTATGGAAACTTACTATCAGTCACCTCAAAGCATGAACCAGGGAGTATCTAATCAATATAAACTACAGCCTAAAGAACTGTTAGTTGAATTTGGAGATTGGAAAGTTCTAATGTTTGAAGAAAATAAACAAGAGGGACGGCAAACAATCTTTTGCCAGAAACGATAA
- a CDS encoding ABC transporter substrate-binding protein yields the protein MKRKWMLGLFVSLFLVSIMLAACGTSEKSTGKEQKKFHYAMSGLYKPFNFKENGKLAGFDVEIGKALAKKMGMKPVPVTNPWETLIQGLKAKKYDAILASMTVTDERKKSVNFSHTYYRSGAQIFVAENNQDIQSVAELKGKKIGVVKASTYKEIALQHTEKDNVVEYDSDITALMDLPTGRLDAVITDQMVGLPIIKEGTIKIKDVGKPLSHDDQAIAVRKEDKVLLDKINKALDEIIKDGTYEKISNIWFGRSILGE from the coding sequence ATGAAGAGAAAATGGATGTTAGGGCTGTTCGTCTCTTTGTTTTTGGTTTCAATCATGTTAGCTGCTTGTGGGACTTCAGAAAAAAGTACTGGAAAGGAGCAAAAGAAATTTCATTATGCCATGAGTGGGTTATACAAGCCATTTAATTTCAAAGAGAATGGTAAATTAGCAGGATTTGATGTCGAAATTGGCAAGGCACTGGCTAAGAAAATGGGAATGAAGCCAGTTCCAGTAACCAATCCTTGGGAAACACTGATTCAAGGATTAAAAGCGAAAAAATATGATGCAATTCTTGCAAGTATGACTGTCACAGATGAGCGCAAAAAATCTGTAAATTTTTCTCATACCTATTATCGTTCAGGTGCACAAATTTTTGTTGCAGAAAACAATCAAGATATTCAATCTGTGGCTGAGTTAAAAGGAAAGAAAATAGGAGTTGTAAAGGCAAGTACCTACAAGGAAATAGCGCTGCAACATACAGAAAAGGACAATGTGGTGGAGTATGACAGTGACATAACAGCACTTATGGATTTGCCAACTGGAAGACTTGATGCTGTCATAACGGATCAAATGGTCGGACTGCCAATCATTAAAGAAGGGACTATAAAGATAAAAGATGTTGGTAAACCACTTTCACATGATGACCAGGCAATAGCTGTACGAAAGGAAGACAAGGTACTGCTTGACAAGATAAATAAGGCCCTTGATGAAATCATAAAGGATGGAACCTATGAAAAAATAAGTAATATATGGTTCGGTCGTAGTATTTTGGGAGAATAG